One genomic window of Pseudomonadales bacterium includes the following:
- a CDS encoding DUF2703 domain-containing protein — protein sequence MRHLPILWQRLVSEQGTTCPRCHSTGEEVQRAVKTLKLALEPLGIEPELQVTEIDEVTFLKDPLQSNQVLIGGQTIEHWLGGQTGSSRCCNECGDNDCRTVEVGGQSYDVIPEDLLVRAGVIAATRMLDPTLSA from the coding sequence ATGAGGCACCTACCCATCCTTTGGCAACGCCTTGTGAGTGAACAGGGCACCACCTGTCCGCGCTGTCACAGCACCGGCGAAGAAGTGCAGCGCGCTGTTAAGACGCTGAAGCTGGCCCTGGAGCCGTTGGGCATCGAGCCCGAACTTCAGGTCACGGAGATTGACGAGGTCACGTTTCTCAAGGACCCCCTGCAATCGAACCAGGTGCTGATTGGTGGTCAGACCATTGAACACTGGCTGGGTGGACAAACCGGCAGCAGCCGCTGCTGCAACGAATGTGGCGACAACGATTGCCGCACGGTGGAAGTTGGCGGGCAGAGTTACGACGTGATCCCGGAGGACCTGCTGGTGCGTGCCGGCGTCATTGCTGCGACCCGCATGCTCGACCCCACGTTGTCCGCCTGA
- the arsD gene encoding arsenite efflux transporter metallochaperone ArsD, which translates to MTTIQVFDPAMCCNTGVCGVDVDQSLVTFAADVDWAQQNGAQIERFNLSQQPMAFAESAIVKGLLERTGQTVLPVTLVDGQLALAGRYPSRDDLARWAGLQPQPSETKEAASCCSGSRCC; encoded by the coding sequence ATGACAACCATTCAAGTATTCGATCCCGCAATGTGCTGCAACACCGGTGTTTGCGGCGTGGACGTGGACCAGAGCCTCGTGACCTTCGCGGCCGATGTGGATTGGGCCCAACAGAACGGTGCGCAGATCGAGCGCTTCAACCTGTCTCAGCAGCCCATGGCGTTTGCGGAGAGCGCCATCGTCAAAGGTTTGCTGGAGCGTACGGGTCAGACCGTGCTGCCGGTGACTCTGGTGGACGGTCAATTGGCACTGGCTGGCCGGTATCCCTCAAGGGACGATCTGGCCCGCTGGGCAGGGCTTCAACCTCAGCCGTCCGAGACCAAAGAAGCCGCATCGTGCTGCTCTGGTAGCCGCTGCTGCTAA